The Euwallacea similis isolate ESF13 chromosome 21, ESF131.1, whole genome shotgun sequence genome contains the following window.
ATTGCAAGCTCACTGATATAGGAAATCATTCTgaatttgaacccaaaaatTACGTATTCGTAAGCCATATTTCTGGCTTCTTTTTAGACGTTCGTTTTACTGTATTCAAATCACGACTGATAGTTATTAATGTCACATATTCACGTCACTATTGACGTTAATACCACTTGTCAAACAGTAACTTAACGTTTATGTCACGTCAGCTTGCTTTCTGTCATGTGGTACCTTCTCTGTTGCAAGTAACGAATGTAATATAATTGTATAACATTGAGACTGAGGACTAAAAGCatgttttagacattttcatGCAAAACGATTTTCACCTCAGTCGTCAAAATTAATGCCTGatgcattttcattttttaagacaGCAATAGTGAGCGAATAATCATCGTTACCGACCGAGACAATAATAtcattaaaccaaaaatttgaaatcaaattttaatttaagttccAGGGAAGGAGCAGAGATCTTTCAGCAGCTCTCTATTTGAATTCATACTGTTCTTGTgccagaaatatttaattaactaatatttattaataatttatatgcaTGTTTACCGAAACTTTACTAAGACtctttaatataatttatacttttaactAGAATAAAAAACGAACGACCAAATAAACGCATGTTTAGATATTTCTGAGTTTGTGTTATTTCCTTATCCTTATCAAATGAAACACAATTTTGTAGAcaactttaattaatacaCATCAACCAAAAGTCCATTTTCTggtaaattatataaattcataccagaaaatatgtaataaaattatttatcttctGGTTTGGAGAAAACTAAAGTGTATCCACATTTTCCGCAATAGTGCCGGTCTTCCATGGCTGCCATGAAGACACCAGCACCGCACTGCTCCCCTGGACACTCCCTCCTCAATCTATGGATTTTACCATTTTCATCGACCTAacgggaaaaaatattttcctaagTCTTGAGTCTTTAACAAGTTAGCCGTCCCGGCCATCACACAAAATTCACTCACCTTgtagaatttcaaaattgcaagTTTGACCTTCTTCTTTTTGTGTTTGATTTTCTTGGGAGTTGAGTAGTTCTTCTTCTTACGTTTCTTGGCTCCGCCCTGAAGTCTCAGCAATAAGTGCAATGTAGATCCGTTCTGAATATCTTCAGAACGGATCGATATTGCATTGATTTCAGGATACTCAAGATGCTGGAGCAGATCAACTTTACGAGAAACGCCCAATTCTCGTCCAGCGAAGACCAACCGTTGTTCGTCCAGGGGAATGCTCTCTTTATCTTCGATCTGAGCTTTCACATCTTCGATGGTGTCCGACGGCTCAACATCAAGGGTGATAGTCTTACCCGTCAAAGTCTTGACGAAAATCTGCATGTTGGCAGCTACACTgaaataaacatgaaattttcaCTTGGCGCCACGTGAGGTTGTTAGACGAGAGATTTGTATCTCAGTTTCGAATACTCTTACCCATAATACTTTGGAAACACTTCACAACATGCAAACGCTACAATCAACAACAAAACAAtctttaaaagagaaaatttagaTTCCCAATCAACCGCAAAAAAACAAGAGTGTccctttaaaattaacagaaaggtcaaaattagaatttcATAACTCActatttattctttattgaTACGGAACAATTACAATCTTAAACTAAAAGTACAGCGTTAATACAACCATCATTCTCAGGATTATTGGTGACTTGAGCATATTTGCCCCAAACTACTTTACCAGCCTGTGTCACTAAACCTAGTTCAGATATGTTAACTTCAATAACTGTTCCCTTGGTAATGACTCCCAGACTGGTGAACATTGGAGAACTTGGGTTCTTTTTGACTCCAATAATCGGTAAATGGAACGTTGCCTTTAATTCTGGATGCGTGACATGCGCCTTTTTGAACCGTAGCGCCATAGGTCTGATGAATCGCTCAAACTTCGGAGGTTTTCTTGTAAAACCCTCTCCGACAAATGTGACTTTAGTGACCATACGTTTCCATGCTTTTCTCTTGGTTTTTCCAGACTTGACAACTCTCAATACCTCAGAATCGGCTTGTGCCCGTACTTTTGGAATTGGAACGTCCCATTTTCCAGCCTTCTCCTTCCTCTTTTGTTTAATCATGTTGGAGAGTACTTTGGCTCTAGATTTGACATCACGATCCAGTAGATATACTGGCAATGCTCCTTCTGCGACGTTTGAAGTGACATTCTTGGTTTTTTTCTCCTCATGagctttaattttctttttcatctGTATCTTTTCATTCCTGCGTtctttgttgaatattttggCTTTAATGCCGCGCAAATTTCGGGCCGTTTGCGCTCTCTTGTGCGGCTCACGGGCCTCACGTTTACGTTTTCTTTCTTCATGATCTAGCCGTCGACCGTAGAGTTTGCGATGACGCTCGATATACTCGTTTTGTGGCATGTTAGcgataaattaactaaaataaaataagatacatttgttttttatacCCATGGATTTAACAGCAAAAGAACTAATTAATGGCAAGTTTTGGAGATACTGgatgttatttaatttgtcCTTTTTCCAGCAAAAGGTTTTCTTACAAACATTTTACTGAAGGAAAACAACAGATTCTGTCCAATTAATGCTATTGGAATGctcttaaatctaaaaaataaataagtatttcTAAGCTATACGTACCTGCAAAAtacttattaaatataaaagatcACACATTATAATAACTGTGGTAGGTTTTAAGATTGttctgttttaattaatataatacaCTGCAAGGTATTATGATATGCATATATAACATcacatatatgtataacaaGATACCTTCCAttgaaataaggaaattaGAGCAGAGAAATGATCTTACtgaaaaacttcaatttgaaaaaccaaACCTTATTGGGCTACCTAGCCATTCCTGGTCAGGATGTGAGAAAAAGTAGGTGAGCTTTAGAAGGGTGGTtgattgtattatttttatgaaattttcctGATTACATTTGATGGTTGTATGGCcaataaaaagttttgtt
Protein-coding sequences here:
- the RpS27A gene encoding ubiquitin-ribosomal protein eS31 fusion protein; protein product: MQIFVKTLTGKTITLDVEPSDTIEDVKAQIEDKESIPLDEQRLVFAGRELGVSRKVDLLQHLEYPEINAISIRSEDIQNGSTLHLLLRLQGGAKKRKKKNYSTPKKIKHKKKKVKLAILKFYKVDENGKIHRLRRECPGEQCGAGVFMAAMEDRHYCGKCGYTLVFSKPEDK
- the Ip259 gene encoding ribosome biogenesis protein NSA2 homolog, with amino-acid sequence MPQNEYIERHRKLYGRRLDHEERKRKREAREPHKRAQTARNLRGIKAKIFNKERRNEKIQMKKKIKAHEEKKTKNVTSNVAEGALPVYLLDRDVKSRAKVLSNMIKQKRKEKAGKWDVPIPKVRAQADSEVLRVVKSGKTKRKAWKRMVTKVTFVGEGFTRKPPKFERFIRPMALRFKKAHVTHPELKATFHLPIIGVKKNPSSPMFTSLGVITKGTVIEVNISELGLVTQAGKVVWGKYAQVTNNPENDGCINAVLLV